One genomic segment of Alkalimarinus alittae includes these proteins:
- the polA gene encoding DNA polymerase I — MSKAQINKPVLLVDGSSYLFRAFHALPPLITSKGQPTGAIKGVINMIKRLQTDYPESKIIIIFDAKGKNFRHDLYDQYKANRPPMPEDLRSQIEPIHEIIKAMGLPLIIVPDVEADDVIGTLATEASQKGIDTIISTGDKDMAQLVSPHVTLMNTMTNVYMDQAGVKEKFGVTPEQIIDYLALVGDTVDNIPGVPKCGPKTAVKWLDQHGTLDAVMENAADVKGKIGENLRNSLELLPLSYKLATIQTDVELDQGLDQIEHDAINNERLLALFKEYEFKSWINQLDKGDSTADTPNDSTATEDPSTSPEPAISVNYETVLTQASFDNWLDQLSKADLFAFDTETTSLNYMDAQIVGVSFCVTPGEAAYVPFGHDYMGAPEQLDRNAVLDALKPLLEDESKKKVGQNLKYDMNVLANHGIRLRGIAEDTMLESYVVNSVLTRHDMDSLAKKYLNHATIHFEDIAGKGAKQLTFNAIEIEKAAPYAAEDADITLRLHQKLSQALNEMPSLEPVYRDIELPLVPIIADIERDGALVDAHLLGVQSKELEGRLLQLEREAFDLAGEAFNLSSPKQLQTIFFEKLELPVIKKTPKGQPSTAEPVLQELALDYPLPKVILEYRGLSKLKSTYTDKLPLQINPSTGRIHTSYHQAVTATGRLSSSDPNLQNIPIRTQEGRRVRQAFVAPKGYKLVAADYSQIELRIMAHLSQDVGLLNAFSEGLDVHKATAAEVFGVATDEVTTDQRRSAKAINFGLIYGMSAFGLARQIKVDRKTAQSYIDRYFERYPGVLDYMDRIRKQAHDDEYVETLFGRRLYLPEINANNKMRQQAAERTAINAPMQGSAADIIKKAMINVSKWLTESTLDARMIMQVHDELVLEVREDLVDEVTAGLLEKMESAARLDVPLLVETGVGNNWDEAH, encoded by the coding sequence ATGAGTAAAGCGCAAATCAACAAACCTGTTCTCTTAGTCGACGGCTCTTCTTATTTGTTTCGCGCATTTCACGCGTTACCGCCTTTAATTACCTCTAAAGGACAGCCTACTGGCGCCATTAAAGGCGTTATTAATATGATAAAGCGGCTCCAGACAGATTACCCAGAGTCAAAGATTATTATTATCTTTGACGCCAAGGGTAAAAACTTTCGCCACGATCTTTACGATCAATACAAAGCGAACAGACCTCCGATGCCTGAAGACTTAAGAAGTCAGATTGAGCCTATTCATGAAATTATTAAAGCGATGGGACTGCCGCTGATTATTGTGCCAGATGTTGAGGCCGATGATGTTATCGGAACCTTAGCCACAGAAGCCTCCCAAAAGGGCATCGACACGATCATTTCGACCGGCGATAAAGATATGGCCCAGCTGGTCTCCCCTCATGTAACGTTAATGAACACCATGACCAATGTTTATATGGATCAAGCCGGTGTTAAAGAAAAGTTTGGCGTAACGCCCGAGCAAATCATCGATTACCTCGCACTGGTCGGCGATACCGTAGATAACATCCCGGGCGTGCCGAAATGTGGACCAAAGACCGCAGTTAAATGGCTCGATCAGCACGGGACACTCGATGCGGTAATGGAAAATGCGGCAGACGTAAAAGGCAAGATCGGTGAAAATCTTCGAAATAGCCTCGAACTTCTTCCTTTGTCCTACAAGTTAGCCACTATCCAGACTGACGTTGAATTGGATCAAGGGCTTGATCAGATAGAACATGACGCTATTAACAATGAAAGATTGTTAGCACTATTTAAAGAATACGAATTTAAAAGCTGGATTAATCAGCTTGACAAAGGCGACAGCACAGCCGACACGCCCAATGACTCTACAGCGACTGAAGACCCATCAACATCGCCTGAGCCCGCAATCAGTGTTAATTATGAAACAGTGCTCACACAAGCATCGTTTGATAACTGGTTAGACCAACTATCAAAAGCCGACCTATTTGCATTTGATACCGAAACAACCAGTTTAAACTATATGGACGCGCAAATAGTCGGTGTTTCGTTCTGCGTAACGCCAGGTGAAGCGGCTTATGTACCTTTCGGCCACGACTATATGGGAGCACCAGAGCAACTCGACAGAAACGCAGTGCTCGACGCATTAAAGCCTTTGCTAGAAGATGAGAGCAAGAAGAAAGTCGGCCAGAACTTAAAATACGATATGAATGTGCTGGCAAATCACGGCATTCGCCTTAGAGGTATTGCAGAAGATACCATGCTTGAATCCTACGTGGTCAACTCGGTATTGACCCGTCACGACATGGACAGCTTGGCGAAGAAATACCTTAACCACGCCACTATTCATTTTGAAGATATCGCTGGTAAAGGCGCTAAGCAGTTGACCTTCAATGCTATTGAGATCGAAAAAGCCGCGCCTTACGCCGCAGAAGATGCAGATATCACCCTAAGATTGCATCAGAAGTTATCGCAAGCACTAAACGAGATGCCTTCTCTAGAACCGGTATATCGAGATATCGAACTTCCACTGGTACCTATCATTGCAGATATTGAGCGCGACGGCGCACTGGTCGATGCACACTTGCTCGGCGTACAAAGCAAAGAATTGGAAGGCCGCCTACTTCAATTAGAGCGAGAAGCCTTTGACCTCGCCGGCGAAGCGTTCAACTTAAGCTCACCCAAGCAACTTCAAACCATCTTTTTTGAAAAACTTGAGTTACCGGTTATTAAGAAAACGCCAAAAGGCCAGCCATCGACTGCAGAGCCTGTTCTTCAAGAGCTTGCCCTTGATTACCCGTTACCCAAGGTTATTCTTGAGTACCGAGGCCTCAGCAAGCTGAAGTCAACTTATACCGATAAGCTGCCATTGCAAATAAACCCGTCAACAGGGCGGATTCACACCTCTTACCATCAAGCGGTGACCGCCACTGGACGGCTTTCTTCATCCGATCCAAATCTCCAGAATATACCCATCAGAACGCAAGAAGGCCGACGCGTTCGACAGGCGTTTGTCGCGCCAAAAGGATATAAATTAGTCGCAGCTGACTACTCTCAGATTGAACTCAGAATAATGGCTCATCTGTCTCAGGATGTAGGTTTGCTAAATGCCTTTTCAGAAGGGCTAGACGTTCACAAAGCAACCGCCGCCGAGGTGTTCGGCGTCGCCACTGACGAGGTGACGACAGATCAGCGCCGAAGCGCAAAAGCAATCAACTTCGGGCTTATTTACGGCATGTCGGCCTTTGGTCTTGCTCGCCAGATAAAAGTAGACCGAAAAACAGCACAGAGTTATATCGACCGTTATTTTGAACGTTATCCCGGTGTATTGGATTATATGGACCGCATTCGAAAGCAAGCCCATGACGACGAATACGTTGAAACGTTATTTGGTCGACGTCTCTACTTACCTGAGATTAACGCCAACAATAAAATGCGCCAACAAGCCGCTGAACGCACCGCGATTAATGCGCCTATGCAAGGTAGTGCCGCAGACATCATCAAAAAAGCGATGATCAATGTCTCCAAATGGCTAACAGAAAGCACCTTAGATGCCCGCATGATTATGCAAGTACATGATGAATTGGTATTAGAAGTACGGGAAGACTTGGTGGACGAAGTCACTGCAGGGCTATTGGAGAAGATGGAGTCAGCAGCGCGTTTAGATGTTCCTTTATTAGTAGAAACAGGGGTAGGCAATAACTGGGATGAAGCCCATTAA
- a CDS encoding exodeoxyribonuclease III: MRVVSISVNGLKQAAENGFFEWMKELDADVVCVQDLLARTYEFDDELFHPEGYEAYFIDGENPEDGGVGIYSKHFPKAIMYGFAYEPADRQGRFIQADFDNVSVAAMLAPCALGNDEKQAEKDGFMNAFMEHLQKTLRKRRQFIFCANMQTAHLVTDASSKYHKMEVSGFLPHERAWFDEVFDSLEYIDAFREVNKEKKQYTWWPEWAKGWRKQAGWRTDYQIVTPGLRNAILDGYIESGTRFSDHAPVIMDYDIEI, translated from the coding sequence ATGCGAGTAGTATCGATTAGTGTTAACGGCCTAAAACAGGCCGCTGAAAATGGTTTTTTCGAATGGATGAAAGAGCTGGATGCCGATGTTGTGTGTGTTCAGGATCTTTTGGCACGTACTTACGAGTTCGATGATGAACTTTTTCACCCAGAAGGGTATGAAGCCTATTTTATTGATGGCGAAAACCCAGAAGACGGTGGTGTAGGCATCTATTCAAAGCATTTTCCGAAAGCGATCATGTATGGTTTTGCGTATGAGCCGGCAGATCGGCAGGGTCGTTTTATACAGGCAGACTTTGATAACGTTAGTGTCGCTGCCATGTTGGCGCCTTGTGCATTAGGTAATGATGAGAAGCAAGCGGAAAAAGACGGTTTCATGAATGCCTTTATGGAGCATTTGCAAAAAACACTGCGCAAGCGTCGGCAGTTTATTTTCTGTGCCAATATGCAAACCGCTCACTTAGTGACTGATGCCAGTAGCAAATACCATAAAATGGAAGTATCTGGCTTCTTGCCTCATGAGCGTGCATGGTTTGACGAAGTATTTGATTCACTTGAGTATATTGATGCGTTCCGTGAAGTGAATAAAGAGAAGAAACAGTACACGTGGTGGCCAGAGTGGGCGAAAGGCTGGAGAAAGCAAGCCGGTTGGCGTACTGACTATCAGATCGTGACCCCCGGTTTGCGTAACGCCATTCTAGATGGTTACATTGAGTCGGGTACACGTTTTTCTGATCATGCGCCGGTTATCATGGATTATGATATCGAGATTTAA
- a CDS encoding type IV pilus twitching motility protein PilT: protein MDITELLAFSAKQGASDLHLSAGLPPMIRVDGDVRRINLPAMEHKEVHALIYDIMNDKQRKDFEEFLETDFSFEVPGVARFRVNAFNQNRGAGAVFRTIPSKVLTMEDLGMGQVFKDVAAVPRGLVLVTGPTGSGKSTTLAAMVDFINDNRYDHILTIEDPIEFVHESKKCLVNQREVHRDTLGFNEALRSALREDPDIILVGELRDLETIRLALTAAETGHLVFGTLHTTSAAKTIDRVVDVFPANEKAMVRSMLSESLQAVISQTLMKKVGGGRVAAHEIMIGTPAIRNLIREDKVAQMYSAIQTGAQLGMQTLDQCLTNLLQKGIISREAAREKAKMPENF from the coding sequence ATGGATATTACGGAACTATTAGCGTTTTCTGCCAAACAAGGCGCCTCTGATTTACACCTCTCGGCTGGGCTTCCTCCAATGATTCGTGTTGATGGGGATGTACGCCGCATCAACTTACCAGCGATGGAACATAAAGAAGTGCATGCACTGATTTATGACATCATGAACGACAAACAGCGAAAGGACTTTGAAGAATTCCTAGAAACAGATTTCTCGTTTGAGGTTCCTGGTGTTGCTCGATTCCGTGTTAACGCATTCAACCAAAATCGTGGTGCTGGCGCGGTATTTCGTACCATCCCGTCCAAGGTCTTAACCATGGAAGATTTGGGTATGGGGCAGGTATTTAAAGATGTTGCTGCGGTACCTCGTGGGCTTGTGTTAGTCACAGGGCCAACCGGTTCGGGTAAATCAACGACCCTTGCAGCGATGGTCGATTTTATTAATGATAATCGCTATGACCACATTCTGACCATTGAAGACCCGATAGAATTTGTTCACGAGAGTAAGAAGTGTTTGGTTAACCAGCGAGAAGTGCACCGTGACACGCTAGGGTTTAACGAAGCCCTTCGTTCAGCGCTTCGTGAAGATCCCGATATCATTCTGGTGGGCGAGCTTCGAGACCTTGAAACCATTCGTCTTGCATTGACGGCAGCAGAAACGGGTCACTTAGTATTTGGTACCTTGCACACCACCTCTGCAGCAAAAACAATTGACCGTGTGGTTGATGTATTCCCCGCCAATGAAAAGGCGATGGTTCGGTCGATGTTATCCGAGTCATTGCAGGCCGTAATATCACAAACGTTAATGAAGAAAGTGGGCGGAGGCCGAGTCGCCGCGCATGAAATCATGATTGGTACCCCGGCGATCAGAAACTTGATTCGAGAAGACAAAGTCGCTCAGATGTATTCTGCAATACAAACAGGTGCACAGTTGGGTATGCAGACACTCGATCAGTGCTTAACCAACCTGCTTCAGAAAGGTATTATTTCCCGCGAAGCAGCACGTGAAAAAGCTAAAATGCCTGAGAACTTTTAA
- a CDS encoding sulfite exporter TauE/SafE family protein, giving the protein METVLEQCMLLVISLVANGLSALAGGGAGLLQLPALLFLGLAFGTALATHKIASVALGVGATFRHIREKGINPAFAGFILLTGLPGVVLGALVILAVPDAIARLVLGLFTAGLGIYSWRSPQLGLTSSVKHRDLAGWLVGGFGLFFIGFLNGSITSGTGLFVTLWLVVWFGFDYQRAVTYTLILVGLFWNGFGAITLVMQTDVKWEWIPALIVGALLGGYFGAHLSIAKGSKLVKRCFECVTVVVGGSLIVDGLV; this is encoded by the coding sequence ATGGAAACCGTCCTAGAGCAGTGTATGTTGCTTGTTATTTCACTGGTTGCTAACGGGTTAAGTGCTTTGGCGGGTGGTGGCGCCGGCTTGTTACAGCTCCCCGCATTGTTATTTTTAGGTCTAGCGTTTGGCACGGCACTGGCGACACATAAAATTGCCAGTGTGGCGCTAGGAGTGGGGGCCACATTTAGGCACATTCGAGAAAAGGGCATTAATCCTGCCTTTGCAGGTTTTATACTGTTAACGGGGTTGCCGGGTGTTGTGTTAGGCGCGTTAGTTATTTTGGCGGTTCCCGATGCGATTGCTCGCTTGGTATTAGGGCTGTTTACGGCTGGTTTGGGAATATACTCATGGCGTTCCCCTCAACTAGGTCTCACCTCAAGCGTTAAACATAGAGACCTTGCGGGTTGGCTTGTTGGAGGTTTTGGTCTGTTCTTTATTGGTTTTCTGAACGGTTCAATTACGTCGGGTACAGGCTTGTTTGTTACGCTTTGGCTGGTGGTGTGGTTTGGTTTTGATTATCAGCGAGCAGTTACTTATACGTTGATTTTGGTGGGGCTTTTCTGGAACGGTTTTGGGGCCATAACACTTGTGATGCAGACGGATGTAAAGTGGGAATGGATCCCCGCCTTAATTGTGGGTGCACTGTTAGGTGGTTATTTTGGTGCCCACTTATCTATAGCTAAAGGGAGTAAGCTGGTTAAGCGATGTTTTGAGTGCGTAACGGTTGTGGTTGGCGGGTCACTGATTGTCGATGGCCTAGTGTAA
- a CDS encoding DUF2782 domain-containing protein: MKKRLITLFFVFQLMLGAMLSVSAFAAQPEASDPNEPKITIRSGENKTFYEYRVNGVLKEIKVVPTVGPTYYLVADDGGGWIREDKSQLLVPSWVIFRW; the protein is encoded by the coding sequence ATGAAGAAACGCTTAATCACCCTGTTTTTTGTTTTTCAACTAATGCTTGGCGCAATGTTGTCTGTGAGTGCTTTTGCCGCACAGCCTGAAGCGTCAGATCCTAATGAGCCTAAAATCACCATTCGAAGTGGTGAAAATAAAACCTTTTATGAATACCGCGTTAACGGTGTTTTGAAAGAAATCAAAGTCGTACCCACTGTCGGCCCTACTTATTATCTCGTTGCAGATGATGGTGGCGGCTGGATTAGAGAAGATAAATCTCAACTACTTGTGCCGAGTTGGGTTATTTTCCGCTGGTAA
- a CDS encoding homoserine kinase, which translates to MAVYTSVNQEELKDFLAQYSQGALVTYSEIGDGIENSNYFVTLTGQKGQLEHHQKWVLTLFENLTESQLPFFLHIMNWLADKGFPVPAPCPRNDGAINGIIKGKPAILVPCFSGRSVDRPSAAHCERVGRFVAEMHQAFEDCPQTRLPPRNIEWMRAKEAKLSKVLPASEAERVAQAINHYQKMKPEMEQCPSGIVHADLFRDNVLFDGDEISGVIDFFHACNDSLLFDLAVIANDWTADINGRHDQSKLNALLEGYNLVRVFNDSERLLFPEFMHLAALRFWLSRLESRYLPGYQQMSTQGDKTKDPDELKRIILSLGFIS; encoded by the coding sequence ATGGCCGTTTACACGTCCGTTAATCAAGAAGAGTTAAAAGACTTTCTCGCGCAATACTCGCAGGGCGCGCTTGTAACTTACTCTGAGATTGGTGACGGCATTGAAAATAGTAATTACTTTGTCACGCTAACAGGTCAGAAAGGGCAGCTTGAACACCACCAAAAATGGGTGTTAACACTTTTTGAGAACCTTACAGAGTCACAATTGCCCTTTTTTTTGCACATTATGAACTGGTTAGCCGATAAAGGCTTTCCTGTGCCTGCCCCTTGCCCGCGTAATGATGGTGCTATTAATGGGATTATAAAAGGCAAACCTGCGATACTCGTGCCCTGTTTTAGCGGGCGCTCTGTTGACCGACCCTCAGCTGCACATTGTGAGCGTGTCGGACGATTTGTGGCAGAAATGCATCAAGCCTTTGAAGATTGTCCTCAGACACGCCTGCCACCTAGAAATATTGAATGGATGAGAGCGAAAGAGGCGAAACTGTCTAAGGTGCTACCTGCCTCAGAAGCAGAACGTGTAGCCCAGGCTATTAATCATTACCAGAAAATGAAGCCTGAGATGGAGCAATGTCCATCAGGTATCGTACATGCTGATTTATTCAGAGATAATGTACTGTTTGATGGGGATGAAATCAGTGGCGTTATCGACTTCTTTCATGCTTGCAATGACTCGCTTTTATTTGATTTAGCTGTAATTGCTAATGACTGGACGGCTGACATAAACGGTCGCCATGATCAATCGAAACTTAATGCTTTGCTCGAAGGCTATAATTTAGTAAGGGTTTTTAATGATAGTGAGCGCTTACTTTTTCCTGAGTTTATGCATCTGGCCGCATTAAGGTTTTGGCTCTCAAGGTTAGAGAGCCGGTATTTGCCGGGTTACCAACAGATGTCTACCCAAGGGGATAAAACCAAAGACCCGGACGAACTAAAACGGATTATTTTATCGTTAGGCTTTATCAGCTAG
- the pyrE gene encoding orotate phosphoribosyltransferase, with protein sequence MQEYQREFIEFAIKQNVLKFGEFTLKSGRTSPYFFNAGLFNSGQALAQLGKFYAAALKESGIAYDVLFGPAYKGIPLASATAIALADQHNIDSPYAFNRKEAKAHGEGGSIVGAELKGKIMIIDDVITAGTAIREVIDIIRQAGAEPAGVLIALNRQEKGNGELSAIQEVERDYGIPVASIVDLNQVLEYLKQDPTMAQYAESVAAYREKYGVA encoded by the coding sequence ATGCAAGAGTATCAACGCGAATTTATTGAGTTTGCCATCAAACAAAATGTTTTGAAATTTGGGGAGTTTACCCTTAAATCTGGTCGAACGAGTCCTTATTTCTTTAATGCTGGTCTATTTAACTCAGGGCAAGCGTTGGCCCAACTCGGTAAGTTTTACGCCGCGGCGCTTAAAGAGAGCGGTATTGCTTACGATGTTTTATTTGGCCCTGCTTATAAAGGCATCCCTCTGGCATCAGCAACCGCAATAGCACTGGCTGATCAGCACAACATCGATTCGCCATACGCGTTTAACCGAAAAGAAGCAAAAGCCCATGGCGAAGGTGGCTCTATTGTGGGCGCTGAACTTAAAGGCAAAATAATGATCATTGATGACGTTATTACAGCCGGAACAGCCATTAGAGAGGTGATCGACATCATTCGTCAAGCGGGCGCTGAGCCGGCAGGTGTTTTAATTGCACTCAATCGCCAAGAAAAGGGTAACGGTGAACTTTCAGCGATTCAAGAAGTTGAACGCGACTACGGCATCCCTGTTGCGAGCATTGTCGATTTAAATCAAGTACTTGAATACCTAAAGCAAGATCCAACTATGGCCCAATATGCAGAAAGCGTTGCGGCCTACAGAGAAAAGTACGGGGTAGCTTAA
- a CDS encoding PilT/PilU family type 4a pilus ATPase produces the protein MDFDKLLKVMVEKGGSDLFITAGVPPSIKIHGKIVPVTKSALTPEQTREIVMNTMSEKQQAEFVDSHECNFAISARGIGRFRVSAFYQRNLCGMVLRRIETNIPKVDDLALPEIIKTLSMTKRGLIIFVGATGTGKSTSLASMIGHRNRNSQGHIISIEDPIEYIHQHQGCIVTQREVGIDTETFDIALKNTLRQAPDVIMIGEIRSKDTMDYAVTFAETGHLCLATLHANNANQALDRIINFFPPEQHNQIWMDLSLNLKAIVAQQLIPTPDGKGRRAVIEVLINTPLCADMIRKAEVHKLKELMTKSRDIGMQTFDQALYDLYSAGEITYEDALAYADSANDLRLMIKLGADSSGDNLSASLDGLSIDDEF, from the coding sequence ATGGACTTCGATAAACTGTTAAAAGTGATGGTCGAAAAAGGCGGTTCTGACCTGTTTATTACAGCGGGTGTTCCGCCCAGTATTAAGATTCACGGTAAAATTGTCCCTGTTACTAAATCTGCGTTAACGCCTGAACAGACTCGTGAAATCGTCATGAACACCATGAGTGAAAAACAGCAAGCCGAATTTGTTGATTCTCATGAGTGTAACTTTGCTATCAGTGCACGCGGAATAGGTCGATTCCGCGTCAGTGCATTTTATCAGCGAAACCTCTGTGGCATGGTATTGCGCCGAATTGAAACCAATATTCCAAAGGTTGATGATCTGGCATTACCTGAAATCATAAAAACCTTATCGATGACCAAGCGTGGCCTTATTATCTTTGTAGGGGCAACAGGAACGGGTAAGTCAACGTCACTGGCGTCAATGATTGGGCATCGAAACAGAAACAGCCAGGGTCATATTATTTCGATAGAAGACCCGATTGAATACATTCATCAGCATCAGGGCTGTATCGTCACCCAGCGTGAAGTGGGGATTGATACCGAAACCTTTGATATCGCACTTAAAAACACGCTACGCCAAGCGCCTGATGTGATCATGATTGGTGAGATTCGGTCTAAAGATACCATGGACTATGCGGTAACTTTCGCAGAAACCGGTCACTTATGTTTGGCAACGTTACACGCCAACAATGCTAACCAAGCGCTTGATAGAATTATCAACTTCTTCCCGCCTGAGCAGCATAACCAGATCTGGATGGATCTATCATTAAACCTTAAGGCTATTGTGGCGCAGCAGTTAATTCCTACGCCAGACGGTAAAGGGAGGAGAGCGGTTATTGAGGTGTTAATTAATACACCGCTGTGTGCCGATATGATTCGTAAGGCTGAAGTGCACAAGCTAAAAGAGCTCATGACCAAGTCGAGAGATATTGGTATGCAGACCTTTGATCAGGCGTTGTATGATCTATATTCGGCGGGTGAGATTACCTATGAAGATGCCTTGGCGTACGCTGATTCTGCAAACGACTTGAGATTAATGATCAAGCTGGGGGCAGATTCATCGGGTGATAATTTATCCGCATCGTTAGATGGGTTGTCGATAGATGATGAATTCTAA
- the trhP gene encoding prephenate-dependent tRNA uridine(34) hydroxylase TrhP, translating to MSFTRKPELLAPAGTLKNMQYAFAYGADAVYAGQPRYSLRVRENDFNLEKLEQGIQLAHKLGKKFYVVSNIAPHNSKIDSYIKDIEPVIAMKPDAIIMSDPGLIMMVRDKWPDQTIHLSVQANAVNYASVNFWQRQGIERVILSRELSLDEIAEIREKCPNMELEVFVHGALCMAYSGRCLLSGYINKRDPNQGACTNACRWKYQAHEAKEDEAGNVIPLVEPVPEAEEWSPGQSAPTLGEGDTTDQVYLLQEPGRPDQLMPAYEDEHGTYIMNSKDLRAVQHVQRFTEMGIHSLKIEGRTKSYYYVARTTQVYRQAIDDAVAGKAFNMALMDDLEKLAQRGYTEGFYRRHVHDEYQNYEQGNSVSSKQLFAGEVLDVDLENRLMTVDVKNRFSVGDSVELMAPSGNITFTLESMINRKNQSVDVAPGSGHEMKIPLPEGAPKDLTYALLMRNL from the coding sequence ATGTCTTTCACACGAAAACCCGAATTATTAGCGCCTGCCGGCACGCTTAAAAACATGCAATATGCGTTTGCATACGGAGCAGATGCGGTTTATGCAGGCCAGCCTCGATACAGTTTACGTGTAAGGGAAAATGACTTTAATTTAGAAAAGCTAGAACAAGGCATACAGTTAGCCCACAAACTAGGTAAGAAGTTTTACGTGGTTAGTAATATCGCGCCACACAACAGCAAAATAGATAGCTATATAAAAGATATTGAACCCGTTATCGCCATGAAGCCTGACGCAATCATTATGTCTGACCCAGGCCTTATTATGATGGTTAGGGATAAATGGCCTGACCAAACCATTCACCTTTCTGTTCAAGCCAATGCCGTCAATTATGCTTCTGTTAACTTTTGGCAGCGACAAGGAATTGAGCGCGTTATCCTCTCGCGCGAACTGTCTCTGGATGAGATCGCTGAGATTAGAGAAAAGTGCCCTAACATGGAATTAGAGGTCTTTGTTCATGGGGCTTTATGCATGGCCTATTCTGGACGATGCCTCCTTTCTGGCTATATCAACAAACGCGATCCAAATCAGGGTGCCTGCACCAATGCTTGCCGCTGGAAATACCAAGCCCATGAAGCAAAAGAAGATGAAGCAGGCAATGTTATTCCATTAGTAGAACCCGTACCAGAAGCTGAAGAATGGTCGCCTGGACAATCAGCCCCGACCCTTGGCGAGGGAGACACAACCGACCAAGTATATCTGCTTCAAGAGCCAGGCCGACCCGACCAGTTAATGCCCGCGTATGAAGATGAGCACGGCACCTACATCATGAACTCAAAAGACCTTCGTGCGGTTCAGCATGTACAGCGCTTTACTGAAATGGGTATTCACTCATTAAAAATCGAAGGGCGTACTAAATCTTATTACTATGTTGCCCGCACCACACAAGTCTATCGCCAAGCCATCGATGATGCAGTCGCGGGCAAAGCGTTTAATATGGCGTTGATGGATGATTTAGAAAAGCTCGCTCAAAGGGGTTATACAGAAGGCTTTTATCGCCGCCATGTACACGATGAGTATCAAAACTATGAGCAGGGTAATTCGGTTTCTAGCAAACAGCTTTTTGCAGGCGAAGTACTTGATGTCGACCTTGAGAATAGATTGATGACCGTAGATGTTAAAAACCGATTTTCAGTTGGCGACTCGGTTGAGTTAATGGCCCCCAGTGGCAACATCACCTTTACGCTAGAGTCGATGATCAACCGCAAAAACCAATCGGTAGATGTTGCACCAGGTTCAGGGCACGAAATGAAAATACCGTTGCCAGAAGGTGCTCCAAAAGACCTTACTTATGCATTGCTGATGCGGAACTTATAA
- a CDS encoding YggS family pyridoxal phosphate-dependent enzyme has protein sequence MLTLLNKPVSGYQLNDSHPISLNNIMISIADNVKNVSQRIQKATKLASRDEKSVQLLAVSKTRGPEELKMAIQSGLTQFGENYLQEALVKIEALQEFPLVWHFIGPIQSNKTRAIAEHFDWVHSVDRLKVAQRLSTQRPSHKEPLNVCIQVNINDENAKSGIPLSEIDALSEAISKLPNLELKGLMTIPASSQSESDLRNSFKQMSAAFERLKQRHPSVDTLSMGMSGDIEIAIEEGSTLVRVGTALFGARAIPTEKNTENN, from the coding sequence ATGTTAACTCTGCTGAATAAGCCTGTAAGCGGCTATCAGCTCAACGATTCTCACCCTATCTCATTGAATAACATAATGATCAGCATAGCAGACAACGTAAAAAACGTAAGCCAGCGCATACAAAAAGCAACAAAATTAGCCTCTAGGGATGAAAAAAGTGTTCAGTTGCTGGCTGTAAGCAAAACACGAGGCCCAGAAGAGCTCAAAATGGCGATTCAATCAGGCTTAACTCAGTTTGGCGAGAACTATCTTCAAGAAGCCCTGGTTAAGATAGAAGCATTACAAGAATTTCCGCTTGTTTGGCATTTCATAGGGCCGATTCAATCCAATAAAACCCGTGCTATTGCTGAACATTTTGACTGGGTACACAGTGTAGACCGACTAAAAGTAGCCCAGCGGCTTAGTACACAGCGCCCTAGCCATAAAGAGCCACTTAATGTCTGCATTCAAGTTAACATCAATGACGAAAACGCCAAGTCAGGCATTCCTCTCAGTGAAATAGATGCGCTAAGTGAGGCTATTTCGAAACTGCCTAACCTTGAGTTAAAGGGGTTAATGACGATACCGGCATCATCTCAAAGCGAGAGCGACCTACGAAATAGTTTCAAGCAGATGTCAGCGGCATTTGAGCGTTTAAAACAACGACACCCCAGTGTCGATACACTATCGATGGGCATGTCGGGTGATATAGAAATAGCCATAGAAGAAGGCTCTACACTGGTAAGGGTTGGCACGGCGCTTTTTGGCGCTAGAGCTATCCCTACTGAAAAAAATACAGAAAATAACTGA